In Maniola hyperantus chromosome 13, iAphHyp1.2, whole genome shotgun sequence, one genomic interval encodes:
- the LOC138403190 gene encoding ecdysone oxidase-like, with protein MILRQLLPALFSFLPHTKYDWNFTSVNDNYTAQSHTIKALNLTCGRVLGGGSSVNYMMYVRGCRGDYDSWARAAQDDTWSYQNVLPYFIKSERLEDPALLKSSAAIFHGTSGFLGITRENRQETFKYLDAFQEAGNKIVFDVNGRNSIGYTLPLFTIADGIRQTTAYTNLGVNKGRTNLHVLKNTLVSEILFDKDNNAIGVKAITADGRVLTLLARKEVIISAGALNTPKLLMLSGIGPKQHLQTMNISVRSDLPVGTNLQDHALVVVAFKMDRSSAPPKPMNPHQYPIPLIVGYATINKSRSCAEYQVFNYIVPNDSEIPYQLCTFNLGLQESLCRHLLEAGKGRNMMLGFLNIQHPKSRGRVTLRSKNSHEPPEVNLGTFSEDEDLEDFVSYLQDYVKVMNTTYFKTVGAEIVDFEIDRCKGLQFGSRQYWRCYALNTVSTMFHYAGTAALGAVLDSRLRVLGVQHLRVADNSAMPTLTSGNTNAPAILIGEMAADMIQRDHPVHHYKNINFFI; from the exons ATGATTCTGAGGCAACTG TTGCCGGCTCTATTTTCCTTCTTACCGCACACAAAGTATGATTGGAACTTCACCTCTGTGAACGATAATTACACGGCGCAGTCTCACACGATCAAGGCGTTGAACCTAACATGTGGTCGAGTCCTGGGCGGCGGCAGCAGCGTCAACTACATGATGTACGTGCGAGGCTGTCGCGGCGACTACGACTCCTGGGCACGAGCAGCGCAAGACGACACTTGGAGCTACCAGAACGTACTCCCTTATTTCATAAAAAGCGAAAGACTCGAAGACCCAGCTCTACTCAAATCCTCTGCCGCTATTTTCCATGGCACTAGTGGATTTTTAGGAATCACCAGAGAAAACAGACAGGAAACGTTCAAGTATTTAGATGCTTTCCAGGAAGCAGGCAATAAGATTGTGTTCGACGTAAACGGTAGGAACAGCATAGGTTATACTTTGCCACTGTTCACCATTGCCGACGGAATAAGACAAACGACTGCCTACACAAACCTAGGCGTCAACAAAGGCAGAACAAATCTGCATGTTCTGAAAAATACACTTGTCAGTGAAATTCTGTTTGATAAGGATAATAATGCAATCGGAGTTAAGGCAATTACTGCTGATGGTAGAGTACTGACACTATTAGCTAGAAAGGAAGTCATCATATCTGCCGGAGCACTCAATACTCCTAAGCTTCTGATGCTCTCAGGTATTGGACCTAAACAACATCTGCAGACCATGAACATTAGCGTGAGGAGTGATCTACCAGTCGGCACGAACTTGCAGGATCATGCTTTGGTCGTAGTGGCCTTCAAAATGGATAGATCCAGCGCACCGCCAAAACCGATGAATCCACATCAATACCCCATTCCTCTTATAGTAGGCTACGCAACAATTAATAAATCTCGTTCTTGTGCAGAGTATCAAGTTTTCAACTATATAGTTCCCAATGACTCGGAAATACCGTACCAGTTGTGCACATTTAACCTTGGACTTCAGGAATCCTTGTGTCGTCATCTACTCGAGGCTGGTAAAGGTAGAAATATGATGTTAGGATTTTTAAACATCCAACATCCCAAATCAAGAGGTCGTGTGACGTTGCGTAGCAAAAATTCACATGAGCCACCTGAAGTGAACTTAGGGACATTTTCTGAGGATGAAGATTTGGAAGATTTTGTGAGCTACTTGCAGGATTACGTCAAGGTTATGAATACGACTTATTTTAAAACTGTCGGTGCAGAGATAGTGGATTTTGAAATTGACAGATGCAAGGGTCTGCAGTTCGGAAGCCGGCAGTACTGGCGCTGCTACGCGCTGAACACGGTGTCCACCATGTTCCACTACGCCGGCACCGCTGCGCTGGGTGCCGTGCTGGACAGTCGGCTGCGCGTGCTGGGCGTGCAGCACTTGCGCGTGGCGGACAACAGCGCCATGCCCACGCTCACCAGTGGGAACACCAACGCGCCGGCTATCCTGATCGGTGAAATGGCTGCTGACATGATCCAGCGAGACCATCCCGTCcatcattataaaaatattaatttctttatataa